Proteins from one bacterium genomic window:
- a CDS encoding TIGR01212 family radical SAM protein (This family includes YhcC from E. coli K-12, an uncharacterized radical SAM protein.), with product MTTSPTLIQKRFQFPPGQNPFITEEQRFFSYNHYIRSRFGQRIHRVTVDAGFTCPNRDGTVASGGCTYCNNDGFSPASQIYRVKKYLKPSTPVHDQIANHIDAMKKRFKTDKFFAYFQAYSNTYAPVDELETLYREALRHPDIIGLVVGTRPDCVDEEKLQLLQSIAETHYVSIEYGCESIYDKTLQWVNRGHDFACFIDAVEMSAGRNLDVAAHIILGFPTETRDEMLAMADAINRLPVDFIKIHNLHIVAQTPLAFQYKKSPFPVFEQHEYGMLVCDFLEKLSPNICIQRLYGDAPRDMQIAPRWSTTGQDMNLWVQAELTRRQSFQGIRTTE from the coding sequence ATGACCACTTCGCCTACTTTAATACAAAAACGCTTTCAATTTCCTCCGGGTCAAAATCCCTTCATAACCGAAGAACAACGTTTTTTTTCATATAATCATTACATTCGTTCGCGTTTTGGTCAAAGGATTCATCGTGTTACGGTGGATGCCGGATTTACATGCCCCAACCGCGACGGAACGGTGGCTTCCGGCGGATGTACATATTGTAACAACGACGGTTTCAGCCCGGCTTCGCAGATTTATCGTGTAAAAAAATACCTTAAGCCTTCAACGCCGGTGCACGATCAGATAGCCAACCATATTGATGCAATGAAAAAGCGTTTTAAAACGGATAAGTTTTTCGCGTATTTTCAGGCCTATAGCAATACGTATGCGCCGGTGGACGAACTCGAAACGCTCTACCGAGAAGCCCTCCGTCATCCGGATATTATCGGTCTTGTCGTTGGGACACGTCCCGATTGTGTGGACGAAGAAAAGCTCCAGCTTTTACAGTCCATAGCCGAAACTCATTACGTCAGTATCGAATACGGTTGTGAATCCATATACGATAAAACATTACAATGGGTAAATCGCGGACATGACTTTGCCTGCTTTATAGACGCGGTCGAAATGAGTGCGGGACGTAATTTGGATGTGGCCGCACATATTATTCTCGGTTTTCCGACCGAAACACGGGACGAGATGCTTGCGATGGCTGATGCAATAAATCGCTTACCGGTAGATTTTATAAAGATTCACAACCTCCACATTGTTGCCCAAACGCCACTCGCCTTTCAATACAAAAAGTCACCTTTCCCTGTGTTTGAGCAACACGAATATGGCATGTTAGTATGTGATTTTCTTGAAAAATTGTCTCCTAACATTTGCATTCAAAGATTATATGGCGATGCCCCGCGCGATATGCAAATCGCTCCCCGGTGGTCCACAACCGGCCAGGATATGAATCTTTGGGTTCAGGCCGAGTTGACACGTCGTCAGTCGTTTCAGGGTATTCGTACAACTGAATGA
- a CDS encoding energy transducer TonB, with translation MNSFSVWAADKSGVIRKDETWEGVITVTGDVTIPEGITVRIRPNTLIRFMANQDDEAGGIDVAKSELIVEGILRAEGQEKFQIRFTSSNFTDPGEKGSTLQPQAGDWYGLIFRRGEDRSILSNCVIEFAYDGITCINSAPRIFRNRIEGNYWNGILCDIMSTPKINNNQIQNNGYAGINAKINSSPSINANEITGNRYGVLVQDVSKPLIGDTRLGENSGKNAIYNNLEFNLYNHTKNVVYAQRNDWGDNFNADRFIHDDDENNKFGLVVFTPVYSTGNISYLEFKNIAADAPTDTKAEQEKRRKEIEDLKRQLAQAKPTDKAGGAGLTESERQKRAEDARKEKERLALLEEQLKQQEQIRIEQERRLALQKQQEEDQKKTAAAATVKQPVVTVNKEAAATITTTTPDASTTNAASAGTAPKPVESKPAAPVFVPTKMANELDNNPKALQKVSPVMPDLAKKAKLNGTVSMRVLVGTDGKPEEIYVSKRIGNKDWDQMINDAAIAAVKQWLFEQGLSGGVPVKYWTVVTVLMK, from the coding sequence GTGAACAGTTTTTCAGTGTGGGCTGCGGACAAATCCGGCGTCATTCGAAAAGACGAAACATGGGAAGGCGTGATTACCGTTACCGGAGACGTCACGATACCGGAGGGTATTACTGTGCGCATACGCCCCAATACCTTGATCCGATTTATGGCGAACCAGGATGATGAAGCCGGAGGAATTGACGTTGCAAAGTCTGAACTGATTGTGGAAGGCATTTTACGCGCCGAAGGTCAGGAAAAATTTCAAATACGGTTTACCTCCAGTAATTTCACCGATCCGGGTGAGAAGGGAAGCACACTTCAACCTCAGGCGGGCGACTGGTACGGTTTGATATTTCGTCGGGGTGAAGACCGCAGTATTTTATCGAACTGTGTGATAGAGTTTGCCTACGACGGTATCACCTGTATCAACTCCGCGCCGCGTATATTTCGTAATCGTATCGAAGGAAATTATTGGAATGGTATCCTTTGCGATATTATGTCCACACCTAAAATTAACAACAATCAGATACAGAATAACGGTTACGCCGGTATTAACGCCAAAATAAATTCATCGCCAAGTATCAATGCCAATGAAATCACGGGCAATCGTTATGGTGTTTTAGTGCAGGACGTCTCTAAACCGCTGATCGGCGATACACGGCTCGGCGAAAATAGCGGGAAAAATGCTATTTATAATAATCTGGAGTTTAATCTATACAATCATACCAAAAATGTCGTTTACGCACAACGTAACGACTGGGGTGATAATTTTAACGCCGATCGCTTTATCCATGATGATGATGAGAATAACAAATTCGGTCTCGTCGTATTTACGCCGGTGTACAGCACGGGTAACATATCTTATCTGGAGTTTAAAAATATCGCGGCCGATGCACCGACGGATACTAAAGCAGAGCAAGAAAAACGTCGCAAAGAAATCGAAGATTTAAAAAGACAATTGGCTCAGGCAAAACCTACAGATAAAGCCGGCGGGGCAGGGTTAACCGAATCGGAGCGGCAAAAACGAGCCGAAGATGCACGTAAGGAAAAAGAGCGTTTAGCTTTACTTGAAGAACAGCTCAAACAGCAGGAGCAAATTCGTATTGAGCAAGAACGCCGTCTTGCATTGCAAAAGCAACAAGAAGAAGATCAAAAGAAAACGGCGGCAGCGGCTACCGTAAAACAGCCTGTCGTGACCGTAAACAAAGAAGCCGCTGCAACCATAACGACCACTACTCCGGATGCGTCCACGACTAATGCCGCTTCCGCAGGAACTGCGCCTAAGCCAGTAGAATCTAAGCCTGCGGCACCGGTCTTTGTGCCCACAAAGATGGCCAATGAGTTAGATAATAATCCTAAAGCTCTTCAAAAAGTCAGCCCCGTCATGCCTGATCTTGCTAAAAAGGCTAAGCTGAATGGCACTGTTTCGATGCGTGTACTTGTTGGAACAGATGGAAAGCCTGAAGAAATTTACGTTTCCAAACGCATTGGTAACAAAGACTGGGATCAGATGATCAATGACGCCGCGATCGCCGCTGTGAAGCAATGGCTATTCGAACAGGGTTTGTCCGGTGGTGTGCCGGTCAAATATTGGACTGTGGTAACAGTTCTAATGAAATAA
- a CDS encoding Hpt domain-containing protein — MDNKSRKIVEFYLSELLNHVKSVSEHRFAPLEFSITKKIIVSIGQAQEPVRQVESFLNVASLHPVATFLRSNLEKLEKSGYKMSQMITTLENDSERIIQMFQKILETPGSQDQLNSDLQTIGFSLDLPALRKTYIKQEDTPSPTEGTPKDEVKPISADVKAEPTASPVVKNDPSFSRDTSRVEPTHEKTSVTSASPQSSLLEVAPITQSEAFDHVGDMIGFLSRRTKKQPEKSVAQTVQSTEKNEPKGNINAVRSVFSTDRLNSAWETLRDNLTRPRFLISMADGLSQLRAEAATQNAMPLSEATQRIEETLNAIADNNHKPLNPEALAVLHDLIQQVENNKSDLKSLAPAEILRLQQRFTGSFNLEKPAELPVQVSSSSAQSVSENEIAIDRVAIQDDDWNVFAEDVRFNLELAQSALARLKKATHDTEAIKDLLQVYRALSTNTRLLKINLLHGHCDAVFQIFKQVVYSQSPVVAELITLVTRSTRSIEILVNGQTIQSDEWRWLSDQSVRFSDYKQATAFVTPAKPTEISAAPSEHTKVVAPEVIKTEIKTPKESSKPISDPKSVVAQNTDWLEGFQSVVAKFNDSPIAQHIKAEKVEPIEKDTKDSTLQIEEETRTQSVIPTKTILPAVEDKPKFVAETVVQNKIDVKPAEEIKKAASDKKADDRQSILASPVTDDTKTIEIEVPKALLAMMAAGDADDELNGLRIPSFAERLNTEPKDIITGGRRTVKKKRSELPKEQVKPVPEKTSVKEALKTMTVVPPLKTEKVESSVVEGKLMLEESAFDTVDPEILDIFNQEAAEYFKKFDTAFARLKQSLVDDVAIRDLERTSHSLKSSARMLGFERISGLSAAVELITERCVEKEISVDATIVTLLESITTALRSIAARKAADVTQVVQQLFELENSLNASGTFTGAIPGSASLAKHKGIETKVPEKKPEPVIEPVKPAEVSQPAPKENYFSKLGIDEEIVDIFKEEVSTYFKLIGAALSTLRNNMTHRQSMRDIEKAAHSLRSSAKMLGFQKISNLVKPMETVAEKMNEGELRVTSELIDLYETSIERLKQLTAGTDVDVDDVVGKLQSYEQKAPEATDIKPVNDEDVRARIKAELTQEIKLDKVPEKAVTPNEKVISEKKTETKVKTVKKPVKAFDDVPIEKDAILKNLLKSGPQLLDEMFEATQHGV; from the coding sequence TTGGACAATAAATCGCGAAAAATCGTAGAATTTTATCTTTCGGAATTACTGAATCATGTCAAAAGTGTTTCCGAACATCGTTTTGCACCACTTGAATTCAGTATTACCAAAAAAATAATCGTATCCATCGGACAAGCGCAAGAGCCGGTTCGCCAGGTTGAATCTTTTCTCAACGTGGCATCGCTCCATCCGGTTGCCACGTTTTTGCGTAGTAACCTGGAGAAATTAGAAAAGTCCGGCTACAAGATGAGCCAGATGATCACGACGCTCGAAAATGATTCCGAGCGGATCATTCAGATGTTTCAAAAGATTTTAGAAACACCCGGTTCACAAGATCAACTCAATAGCGATTTACAAACCATCGGTTTTTCGCTCGATTTGCCGGCCTTACGAAAAACGTATATCAAGCAAGAAGATACGCCGTCTCCAACGGAAGGGACGCCCAAGGATGAGGTAAAACCGATCTCCGCTGACGTAAAAGCAGAACCCACTGCTTCACCTGTGGTTAAAAACGATCCCTCTTTTTCTCGCGATACCTCCCGTGTAGAGCCTACCCATGAAAAAACATCGGTGACGTCCGCATCACCGCAATCTTCGCTACTGGAAGTTGCGCCTATAACGCAATCCGAAGCGTTTGATCATGTGGGTGATATGATCGGATTCCTGTCACGGCGTACAAAAAAACAACCTGAAAAATCGGTTGCACAAACTGTTCAATCAACCGAAAAAAATGAGCCGAAAGGAAACATAAATGCTGTCCGGTCGGTTTTTTCTACGGACCGATTGAATAGTGCATGGGAGACGTTGCGGGATAATCTGACACGGCCTCGATTTCTGATAAGCATGGCTGATGGTTTGTCGCAACTCAGAGCGGAGGCCGCCACACAAAATGCAATGCCATTGTCCGAGGCGACCCAGCGGATCGAAGAAACGCTGAATGCGATTGCGGATAATAATCACAAACCTCTGAACCCAGAGGCCTTAGCCGTGTTGCACGATTTAATTCAACAGGTCGAAAACAATAAATCAGATTTAAAATCGCTAGCACCTGCAGAAATTTTGCGGCTACAGCAACGGTTTACCGGTTCATTTAATTTGGAAAAACCTGCAGAATTGCCGGTTCAGGTGTCAAGTTCAAGTGCACAGTCTGTTTCTGAAAATGAAATCGCTATTGATCGTGTTGCGATACAAGACGATGACTGGAATGTATTTGCCGAAGATGTGCGGTTTAATTTAGAATTGGCGCAGTCGGCGTTAGCCCGTCTTAAAAAAGCTACGCATGACACCGAAGCAATCAAAGATCTTTTGCAGGTATATCGTGCCCTGTCGACCAATACGCGGTTATTAAAAATCAATTTACTGCACGGCCATTGTGACGCGGTCTTCCAGATTTTCAAACAAGTAGTTTACTCGCAAAGCCCTGTCGTTGCGGAATTGATCACCCTTGTGACGCGATCGACGCGCAGTATCGAAATTTTAGTCAACGGGCAAACGATTCAGTCCGATGAATGGCGATGGCTCAGTGATCAATCGGTTCGTTTTTCGGATTATAAACAAGCCACGGCATTTGTAACACCCGCTAAACCGACTGAGATAAGCGCCGCACCATCTGAGCATACAAAAGTAGTTGCGCCAGAAGTTATAAAAACGGAAATAAAAACTCCCAAAGAGTCTTCAAAACCGATATCCGATCCGAAGTCCGTAGTAGCACAAAACACGGACTGGCTTGAGGGATTTCAGTCGGTCGTTGCAAAATTTAACGATTCTCCGATTGCGCAACATATCAAAGCGGAAAAAGTTGAACCCATTGAAAAAGATACCAAGGATTCGACTTTACAAATCGAAGAAGAAACGCGTACACAAAGTGTAATACCTACGAAGACTATTTTGCCGGCTGTTGAAGATAAACCTAAATTTGTCGCTGAAACCGTTGTACAAAACAAGATCGATGTAAAACCGGCGGAAGAGATAAAAAAAGCAGCCTCTGATAAAAAAGCAGATGATCGTCAGTCCATACTCGCTTCGCCGGTCACGGATGACACTAAAACGATAGAAATCGAAGTTCCCAAAGCCTTATTAGCTATGATGGCAGCCGGTGATGCCGATGATGAATTGAATGGGTTACGTATCCCTTCTTTTGCCGAACGCCTTAATACGGAACCCAAAGATATCATCACGGGCGGTCGCCGTACGGTCAAGAAAAAAAGAAGCGAACTTCCCAAAGAGCAGGTAAAGCCCGTTCCCGAAAAGACATCGGTCAAGGAAGCGCTCAAGACAATGACGGTAGTACCGCCGCTGAAAACTGAAAAAGTCGAATCATCGGTTGTCGAAGGAAAACTGATGTTGGAAGAATCAGCTTTTGATACGGTGGATCCTGAAATTTTGGATATTTTTAATCAAGAGGCCGCCGAATATTTCAAAAAATTTGATACGGCGTTCGCCCGCCTGAAGCAATCTTTAGTTGACGACGTGGCTATTCGCGATCTGGAGCGCACCAGCCATAGTCTCAAGAGCTCGGCGCGTATGCTTGGATTTGAACGTATCAGCGGTTTGTCGGCGGCCGTAGAACTCATCACGGAACGGTGCGTTGAAAAAGAAATATCAGTTGATGCGACGATAGTCACGTTACTGGAGTCCATTACTACAGCTCTGCGTTCGATTGCGGCCCGAAAAGCGGCGGATGTAACGCAGGTGGTGCAGCAGTTGTTTGAACTGGAAAATTCGCTTAATGCCTCAGGTACTTTTACAGGCGCCATTCCCGGCAGCGCATCATTAGCCAAACATAAAGGCATTGAAACTAAAGTGCCGGAGAAGAAACCCGAACCCGTTATCGAACCCGTAAAACCGGCCGAGGTTTCTCAACCTGCTCCCAAAGAAAATTATTTTTCGAAACTCGGAATTGATGAAGAGATCGTCGATATTTTTAAAGAGGAAGTATCCACCTATTTCAAGCTTATCGGGGCCGCGCTAAGTACGCTGCGAAATAATATGACGCATCGGCAATCCATGCGCGACATCGAAAAAGCGGCGCATAGCCTTCGCAGTTCGGCGAAAATGCTGGGCTTCCAAAAGATAAGTAACCTTGTCAAACCGATGGAAACGGTCGCCGAAAAAATGAATGAGGGCGAATTACGCGTCACATCGGAACTGATTGACCTTTACGAGACGAGTATTGAACGCCTAAAACAGCTTACGGCCGGTACGGATGTTGATGTGGACGATGTCGTGGGAAAACTTCAGAGTTATGAACAAAAAGCACCTGAAGCCACCGATATCAAACCCGTCAATGACGAGGACGTCCGTGCGCGTATCAAAGCTGAGCTTACCCAAGAGATTAAGTTAGATAAAGTACCGGAAAAAGCGGTGACTCCGAATGAAAAAGTAATTTCAGAAAAGAAAACGGAAACCAAGGTAAAAACGGTCAAAAAACCGGTAAAAGCTTTTGATGATGTACCGATCGAAAAAGATGCGATTTTGAAAAATTTGCTCAAGAGTGGACCCCAATTATTGGATGAAATGTTTGAGGCAACCCAGCATGGCGTATAA
- a CDS encoding response regulator yields MDAVYSRVKDLREKVETILLKKIEWRVLFSVDGKRNVADIAEKLDRDATLVEEILQKLSAEKLISGGAPAPAAKPAKEKAPSKKAVKEEVPKAKAEPKPEPKAEPKPEPKIEKAPEPKPVPKKEETDILGSMDSPKVEPKPEPKVEKAAPKPVAPAASASAGGRKILVVDDSIVIQKMVEIALENDNYNLTSAMKGEDAINKAKEMQPSLILLDMMLPDMTGVEVMKALRESGGYFATVPIVVLSGKDSPQDKDAAISNGATDFLNKPFHDEDLLAKVHEYLGK; encoded by the coding sequence GTGGACGCAGTTTACTCCAGAGTAAAAGACTTACGAGAAAAAGTTGAAACCATTCTGTTGAAAAAAATTGAATGGCGTGTTTTGTTTTCTGTTGACGGTAAACGCAATGTGGCCGATATCGCAGAAAAACTGGATCGCGATGCAACGTTGGTCGAAGAAATTTTACAAAAACTATCTGCTGAAAAATTGATATCCGGCGGTGCTCCTGCTCCGGCGGCTAAACCGGCGAAAGAGAAAGCGCCGTCGAAGAAAGCCGTCAAAGAAGAAGTGCCTAAAGCGAAAGCGGAACCGAAGCCGGAACCTAAAGCAGAACCGAAACCGGAGCCGAAAATTGAAAAAGCACCGGAACCCAAGCCTGTGCCTAAAAAAGAAGAAACCGACATTTTGGGTTCAATGGATTCGCCTAAGGTCGAACCCAAACCGGAACCCAAAGTAGAAAAAGCGGCGCCCAAACCGGTAGCTCCGGCCGCTTCTGCGTCGGCCGGCGGTCGAAAGATACTTGTCGTGGATGACAGTATCGTGATTCAAAAAATGGTTGAGATCGCGTTGGAGAATGATAATTACAATCTGACGTCGGCCATGAAAGGCGAAGATGCGATCAACAAAGCTAAAGAGATGCAGCCCAGTCTGATTCTTCTGGATATGATGTTGCCTGATATGACCGGTGTTGAAGTGATGAAAGCGTTGCGTGAATCAGGCGGATATTTTGCCACGGTGCCGATCGTCGTGTTGAGCGGTAAAGACAGTCCACAAGACAAAGACGCTGCGATCAGCAACGGCGCGACGGATTTCCTCAATAAGCCGTTCCATGATGAAGACTTGCTTGCCAAAGTACACGAATATCTCGGTAAATAA
- a CDS encoding DUF58 domain-containing protein, protein METKELLRNVRRIEIKTRGLVNNVFSGEYHSVFKGRGMSFSEVREYQFGDEIRFIDWNVSARLDKPYLKIFEEEREQTLMIIFDASASGDFGTNKQTKRELMIEMAAVVAFSAIKNNDKVGLMIYTEEVEKFIPPKKGRSHVLRLIRELIAFAPKARGTRIAAPLELTSHILKRRSIVFVISDFLDQGFDTSLRTLAKKHDVIGLRVADQREHNWPQVGLVTLEDEETGALIDIDTADQQFHAILRQRVDAEENRLKEIFKRSRVDLINIFTGSDYAEALISFFRKREKRH, encoded by the coding sequence ATGGAAACTAAAGAATTACTCCGCAATGTGCGGCGTATCGAAATTAAAACACGCGGATTGGTCAATAATGTTTTTAGTGGTGAATACCATTCGGTTTTCAAAGGGCGCGGAATGTCTTTTTCAGAAGTGCGCGAATATCAGTTCGGCGATGAAATCCGTTTTATCGATTGGAATGTCTCGGCGCGGTTGGATAAACCTTACCTCAAAATATTTGAAGAAGAGCGTGAGCAGACGCTAATGATCATTTTTGACGCCAGCGCATCAGGGGATTTTGGTACGAATAAGCAGACCAAAAGGGAACTGATGATCGAAATGGCGGCGGTAGTGGCATTTAGCGCGATCAAAAATAATGATAAAGTTGGCTTAATGATTTATACGGAAGAAGTTGAAAAATTTATTCCGCCGAAAAAAGGCCGTTCTCATGTGTTGCGTCTGATCCGCGAGCTGATCGCGTTTGCGCCTAAAGCACGCGGTACACGCATTGCGGCTCCGCTGGAGTTGACATCGCACATTCTCAAACGCCGCAGTATCGTTTTTGTAATCAGCGATTTTCTCGATCAGGGCTTTGATACCTCCTTGCGTACCTTAGCTAAAAAGCACGACGTGATCGGTCTTCGGGTCGCCGATCAGCGCGAGCACAATTGGCCTCAGGTCGGCCTGGTGACACTGGAAGACGAAGAGACCGGAGCGTTGATTGATATCGACACAGCGGATCAACAGTTCCATGCGATATTACGTCAGCGCGTTGATGCCGAAGAAAACAGATTGAAGGAAATTTTCAAACGCAGTCGCGTTGATCTGATCAATATTTTTACGGGTAGTGATTATGCCGAAGCGCTGATTTCTTTTTTCAGAAAACGAGAGAAAAGGCATTGA
- a CDS encoding HAD-IA family hydrolase — protein MIKIEVMFFDLDGTLVDSLDDIGASVNHTLTTLGYSALPKEKLRRFVGDGMQTLLVRALSEFEKPDNDRLMTAVSIYRAHHDEHCLDFVRTYDGVLDVLTHFNHCRKFVISNKAEVFTRKIIHGLGLSRYFEEVYGGDSFANKKPHPQAIQAILEKTGVHPDRAMIIGDGPQDIEAGRRARIYTCAVRYGFHTVAPEGADFYIDQIIQIKELVV, from the coding sequence GTGATAAAAATCGAAGTGATGTTTTTTGATTTGGATGGGACGTTAGTGGATTCACTCGATGATATCGGCGCGTCTGTCAATCATACATTAACAACGTTGGGATATAGCGCATTACCTAAAGAAAAACTGCGTCGCTTTGTCGGTGACGGCATGCAAACCTTACTTGTGCGTGCCTTATCTGAATTTGAGAAACCGGATAACGATCGGTTGATGACGGCCGTATCCATTTATCGGGCGCACCACGACGAGCATTGTCTTGATTTTGTTCGCACGTACGACGGAGTCCTTGATGTATTGACTCATTTTAATCACTGTCGTAAGTTTGTGATTAGTAATAAAGCGGAAGTGTTTACTCGGAAAATTATTCATGGCCTTGGATTGTCCCGGTATTTTGAAGAGGTATATGGCGGGGATTCGTTTGCAAATAAGAAACCGCATCCGCAGGCTATTCAAGCCATCTTAGAAAAAACCGGCGTACATCCCGATCGGGCAATGATCATCGGCGATGGTCCGCAAGATATCGAAGCGGGGCGTCGCGCAAGGATTTATACATGCGCCGTTCGTTATGGATTTCATACCGTTGCACCGGAAGGTGCGGATTTTTATATTGATCAGATAATTCAGATCAAAGAGCTTGTAGTATGA
- a CDS encoding LysE family transporter — protein sequence MMTMENIITASLWGLGIGFINSIPFGPINMTIVDQSFRRGFQPAMMIGLGALVVDIGYCVIGVFGMSALQQSLADVLQPAGMPVLVFLGYRLIITRHNGIAYHERTEFSAGLLMKNFINGCIMYLCNPLAIGFWIAAAGFMYAYQFLHTSFQSQMAFVAGMAIGTTAWFFLLAEWVAVRRQTMKETTIRRIAVITGWVLIVSGFILGWRYVSYKGWIA from the coding sequence ATGATGACGATGGAAAATATAATCACGGCGAGTTTGTGGGGCTTAGGTATTGGTTTTATCAATTCCATTCCATTCGGTCCGATCAATATGACTATCGTAGATCAAAGTTTTCGCCGCGGCTTTCAGCCGGCCATGATGATCGGCTTGGGCGCACTGGTTGTGGATATCGGTTATTGCGTCATTGGTGTTTTCGGTATGTCTGCTTTACAACAATCATTGGCCGATGTGTTACAGCCGGCCGGCATGCCGGTGCTCGTTTTTTTGGGATATCGTCTGATCATCACACGTCATAACGGCATCGCATATCACGAACGTACCGAGTTTTCAGCCGGACTATTGATGAAAAATTTTATTAATGGATGCATAATGTATTTATGCAATCCGCTGGCTATCGGCTTTTGGATTGCGGCTGCGGGTTTTATGTACGCCTATCAATTTTTACACACGTCCTTTCAGTCTCAAATGGCATTTGTTGCCGGTATGGCCATCGGCACGACTGCGTGGTTTTTTCTTCTTGCCGAGTGGGTTGCCGTACGCCGTCAGACGATGAAGGAAACGACGATCCGACGTATAGCCGTAATCACCGGTTGGGTATTGATCGTGTCTGGTTTTATATTGGGTTGGCGGTACGTGTCGTATAAAGGATGGATCGCGTGA
- the ribD gene encoding bifunctional diaminohydroxyphosphoribosylaminopyrimidine deaminase/5-amino-6-(5-phosphoribosylamino)uracil reductase RibD, producing the protein MPSPKTHEYYIRQTLKLARKGVGKTKTNPLVGAILVRHNPDGDEIIGRGYHTGYGKPHAEVEAVRDARRRGVTDFKNATLYVNLEPCCHTGKTPPCTSLILQEKIPHVVFGIKDPFPAVAGKGAALLKKNGVRVEWGIAESECRIENRFFLKHVETGLPWITIKTAQTLDGKTADGFGASKWITNEKSRREVHRLRAGHDAILVGAQTVMTDDPQLTVRGVRGSSPRRVIVDGRLRSPLTARVFTDAGASETIVITAFGANKRKKKQLASLGVTVVEMSSVRSRITMRPVFRTLLRKFQIASVFVEGGADIHGQILDAGLCDEIHIFTAAKILGHGKSSFEGLPVKRINNAVVLTEPRVRILDSDIWISARWQR; encoded by the coding sequence ATGCCATCTCCAAAGACACACGAATATTATATCCGGCAGACGCTGAAACTGGCGCGTAAAGGCGTAGGTAAAACCAAAACAAACCCGCTCGTTGGCGCCATTTTGGTGCGCCATAACCCGGACGGCGATGAAATTATCGGACGAGGTTATCATACGGGGTACGGGAAGCCGCACGCCGAAGTTGAAGCCGTACGTGATGCGCGGCGTCGCGGGGTGACCGATTTTAAAAATGCTACATTATATGTTAACCTGGAACCCTGCTGTCATACGGGAAAAACACCGCCGTGCACGTCTTTGATCTTACAAGAAAAAATTCCACATGTCGTATTTGGTATCAAAGATCCGTTTCCGGCTGTGGCAGGGAAAGGTGCCGCGCTTTTAAAGAAAAACGGAGTTCGCGTGGAGTGGGGCATAGCCGAGAGTGAATGCCGTATTGAAAATCGGTTTTTTTTGAAGCACGTGGAAACAGGTTTGCCGTGGATCACTATAAAAACGGCACAGACTTTGGACGGAAAAACGGCCGATGGTTTCGGTGCTTCCAAGTGGATAACCAATGAAAAATCCCGACGCGAAGTGCACCGCTTACGTGCAGGGCACGATGCGATTTTGGTCGGTGCACAGACCGTGATGACGGACGATCCGCAACTCACGGTACGCGGCGTTCGCGGGTCTTCGCCGCGTCGCGTCATCGTGGATGGCCGGCTGCGCTCACCGTTGACAGCGCGGGTGTTCACTGATGCCGGCGCTTCGGAAACCATTGTCATTACGGCTTTTGGAGCGAACAAACGCAAAAAAAAGCAGTTGGCATCTTTGGGCGTAACGGTCGTTGAAATGTCTTCCGTGCGAAGTCGGATAACCATGCGTCCTGTATTTAGAACGCTTCTGCGGAAATTTCAAATCGCGTCGGTATTCGTCGAAGGCGGAGCGGATATCCATGGACAGATTTTAGATGCGGGATTGTGCGATGAAATACATATTTTTACGGCCGCTAAAATTTTGGGACATGGGAAATCATCTTTTGAAGGCCTACCCGTCAAACGTATTAATAATGCTGTTGTTTTAACCGAGCCCCGGGTTAGGATATTGGACTCGGATATTTGGATCAGTGCACGGTGGCAGCGATGA